From a region of the Roseivirga sp. 4D4 genome:
- a CDS encoding serine hydrolase domain-containing protein translates to MKTRLTLAFLLLFSVAVFAQNGATLTKGQPASVGMSSDALDKIDQHVQAYMDKNKLPGGSFMVAKEGKVIYNKSFGFRSSKNKQAYGEGDIWRLASMTKAVTAVSIMQLYEQGKIGLDDPVHKYIPAFKDQVVLDEFNEADSSYTTVPVEKDVTVRNLLTHTSGIVYGSFNPGKLMAVYQKFDMNVGFSHETWTTEEWINRLAKVPLAHQPGERFSYGLNMDVLGRIIEVVSGTTLDKYFKANIFDPLGMKDTYFYLPESKFDRLVGVYANLGDRWMTVEEMGRTQGTDYPKKGPRNIFAGGAGLSSTMMDYAIFINTLVSGGGDILGADALAEMSRDQMPDVINDYKPDRYQMIGSAFALGFTVYLDSPTKRSPKSPGTYEWGGYFNTKFFIDPQEQMIFVGMTQIAGFNDNTFWEDMYKLIYESIED, encoded by the coding sequence ATGAAAACTAGATTAACACTCGCCTTTTTGCTCCTTTTTAGCGTTGCAGTATTTGCTCAAAATGGGGCGACACTCACTAAAGGTCAGCCTGCCTCAGTTGGCATGTCTTCCGATGCTTTAGACAAGATCGATCAGCACGTGCAAGCCTATATGGATAAAAACAAGCTGCCAGGTGGATCATTTATGGTAGCCAAAGAAGGAAAAGTCATTTATAACAAAAGCTTCGGCTTTCGGAGCTCCAAAAACAAACAGGCCTATGGCGAAGGAGATATTTGGAGACTAGCATCAATGACTAAGGCTGTTACTGCGGTTTCTATTATGCAGCTCTATGAGCAAGGTAAAATTGGCTTGGACGACCCTGTTCACAAATACATTCCAGCTTTTAAGGATCAGGTAGTGCTAGACGAATTCAACGAGGCAGACTCTAGTTACACCACTGTACCTGTGGAAAAAGATGTCACTGTCAGAAATCTGCTGACGCATACCTCAGGTATTGTATACGGTAGCTTTAACCCAGGTAAATTGATGGCGGTCTATCAGAAGTTCGATATGAACGTTGGTTTCTCGCATGAGACCTGGACAACTGAGGAGTGGATTAATCGATTGGCTAAAGTACCATTGGCACACCAGCCAGGAGAAAGATTCTCTTATGGTCTGAACATGGATGTACTCGGTAGAATTATTGAAGTTGTATCAGGGACAACCTTAGATAAATACTTCAAAGCCAATATTTTCGATCCATTGGGAATGAAAGACACCTACTTCTACCTGCCGGAAAGCAAGTTTGATCGATTAGTTGGTGTTTATGCCAATCTTGGAGACCGATGGATGACCGTAGAAGAAATGGGCAGGACCCAGGGCACTGACTACCCCAAAAAAGGCCCTCGAAATATTTTTGCTGGTGGTGCAGGTCTTTCCTCAACTATGATGGACTATGCAATTTTCATCAATACCCTGGTCTCTGGTGGTGGAGATATTCTTGGTGCAGATGCGCTGGCAGAAATGAGCAGAGACCAAATGCCAGATGTTATTAATGATTACAAGCCCGACAGATATCAGATGATCGGAAGTGCTTTTGCATTGGGTTTTACGGTTTATCTTGACTCACCGACCAAAAGAAGTCCGAAAAGCCCAGGCACCTATGAGTGGGGTGGTTACTTTAATACCAAGTTCTTCATCGACCCTCAGGAGCAGATGATCTTTGTAGGCATGACTCAGATAGCCGGCTTCAATGACAATACCTTCTGGGAAGACATGTACAAGCTCATCTACGAATCAATAGAAGATTAA
- a CDS encoding acyl-CoA dehydrogenase family protein, producing the protein MTNLFATDKLKALYPKVKTFIEEDVCPLELQMIHGAWSETKHQLDELRNKAKSLGLWTPYLSEKEGGLGLSMTEFGQISELLGGTPLGHYVLNCQAPDIGNIELMHQFASDELKAQYLQPLINGDIRSCFAMTEPEFAGSNPVNLGTTAVLEGDEYVINGHKWFTTAADGAAFTIVMAVTNPDASPYERASMIVVPLDNPRFENVRNISIMGDEGGGYLSHSEVRFNNCRVPKANLIGKMGEGFMLAQQRLGPGRIHHCMRWIGICERAFDMMCQRAASRELREGKKLGHQQTIQNWIAESRAEINASRYMVLHAAQKMDAEGSKAARIEISTIKFYVADVLMKVLDRAVQVHGALGITDDTLLSFWYRHERGARIYDGPDEVHKSSLARSILKEYGL; encoded by the coding sequence ATGACCAACCTATTTGCTACAGATAAACTCAAAGCACTTTACCCGAAGGTGAAGACCTTTATAGAAGAGGATGTATGTCCATTGGAGTTACAAATGATTCATGGTGCTTGGAGCGAAACCAAACATCAGCTGGATGAGCTCAGGAATAAGGCTAAATCCTTGGGACTATGGACACCATATCTTTCTGAAAAAGAAGGAGGACTTGGGCTGAGCATGACGGAGTTTGGTCAAATCTCTGAGCTTTTGGGAGGAACACCACTCGGCCACTATGTGCTCAATTGCCAAGCCCCTGATATAGGTAATATTGAACTGATGCATCAGTTTGCTTCTGATGAATTAAAGGCTCAATATCTACAGCCGCTAATCAACGGAGATATCAGAAGTTGCTTTGCCATGACCGAGCCTGAATTTGCTGGATCCAACCCCGTGAACCTAGGCACTACGGCAGTGTTGGAGGGGGATGAGTATGTAATCAATGGGCACAAATGGTTTACTACAGCTGCTGATGGTGCTGCCTTTACCATTGTAATGGCCGTCACTAATCCTGATGCAAGCCCCTATGAGCGCGCGAGCATGATTGTCGTGCCGCTGGATAATCCTCGGTTCGAAAATGTAAGGAATATCTCTATCATGGGAGATGAAGGAGGTGGCTACCTAAGTCACTCCGAAGTAAGGTTTAATAATTGCCGTGTGCCGAAGGCTAATTTGATCGGTAAAATGGGCGAGGGCTTTATGCTAGCACAGCAGCGCCTTGGTCCTGGAAGAATCCACCACTGCATGCGCTGGATTGGGATATGCGAACGAGCTTTTGATATGATGTGCCAAAGAGCTGCTAGTAGAGAACTCAGAGAAGGTAAAAAACTGGGTCATCAGCAGACGATACAGAACTGGATAGCAGAAAGTCGCGCTGAGATCAATGCATCTAGATATATGGTGCTTCATGCTGCACAGAAAATGGATGCCGAAGGAAGTAAAGCTGCCAGAATAGAAATATCGACCATCAAGTTCTACGTGGCTGATGTCTTGATGAAAGTTTTGGACAGAGCGGTACAAGTACACGGTGCTCTTGGAATTACAGATGATACTCTGCTTTCGTTTTGGTATAGGCATGAACGAGGGGCAAGAATATATGATGGACCTGATGAAGTACATAAATCCAGTCTGGCTCGGAGCATACTAAAAGAGTATGGATTATAA
- a CDS encoding zinc-dependent alcohol dehydrogenase family protein, which translates to MKAVQFESLGKPTDVLQVVDIAIPEPAPGEIRIKVTKANIIPADIMFIQGMYGIRPQIPQIGGFEGTGTIDACGEGVDMPVGSGVIFTALGCWAEYVCVAANSIIPKPPTMSDDVACQAFVNPLTAYGMLIEADLEEGDWLMLTAAASAFSKFVIQIAANRGINVIGTVRSDDQKQALLDLGAAAIINEKTENIYKAVKAATGGAMVGAAFDAVGGELGDKVLNALQPGGKLLVYGLLSLQPIPLNSGLLIFKNLTVKGFWLTTWFTGLSGDERRSIVPKILGMLTEQSLKADVEAHYSLDEIHKAIEHMESPGRKGKILLNIS; encoded by the coding sequence ATGAAAGCTGTACAATTTGAATCCCTAGGGAAGCCAACGGACGTTCTTCAAGTCGTTGACATTGCCATTCCAGAACCTGCTCCCGGAGAAATCCGAATCAAAGTAACCAAAGCCAATATCATTCCTGCCGATATCATGTTCATTCAGGGCATGTATGGCATTAGGCCTCAAATTCCACAAATCGGTGGCTTTGAAGGTACTGGAACGATCGATGCTTGTGGCGAAGGTGTAGATATGCCGGTTGGCAGTGGAGTTATTTTCACAGCCCTTGGATGTTGGGCAGAGTATGTATGTGTAGCCGCCAATAGCATCATTCCGAAACCTCCTACCATGTCTGATGATGTAGCATGCCAGGCCTTCGTCAATCCTTTAACAGCCTACGGAATGCTGATTGAGGCAGACTTGGAAGAGGGTGATTGGTTGATGTTGACAGCAGCAGCTTCGGCCTTTAGTAAATTTGTGATCCAAATTGCCGCAAACCGGGGAATCAATGTAATTGGAACGGTTAGAAGTGACGACCAAAAGCAGGCACTTTTAGACTTGGGCGCAGCAGCAATCATCAACGAAAAAACTGAGAATATCTACAAAGCTGTAAAGGCAGCCACAGGCGGAGCTATGGTTGGTGCTGCCTTCGATGCTGTAGGTGGTGAATTAGGAGATAAAGTGCTCAATGCGCTTCAACCGGGTGGGAAACTACTCGTCTATGGTCTATTGAGTCTACAACCCATACCTCTCAACAGCGGTCTTCTTATCTTCAAAAACCTGACAGTAAAAGGATTCTGGTTAACCACATGGTTTACGGGATTGTCTGGTGACGAAAGAAGAAGCATAGTACCAAAAATATTAGGAATGCTCACCGAGCAGTCTCTTAAGGCTGATGTAGAAGCACATTACTCACTAGACGAAATTCACAAGGCCATTGAACATATGGAAAGCCCAGGCCGAAAAGGAAAAATACTTCTCAACATCTCATAA
- a CDS encoding glucose 1-dehydrogenase: MQIAENFRLDGKVAIVTGASKGIGKYIAQALAQQGAEVVVSSRKLDAVTAVADEFIAAGLKAIGIPCHMGDDTQVKALAEQTIATYGGIDIIVNNAAANPVFGPVQDAGDDAFDKIMDVNVKGPLNLAKYAYDSMKSRGGGSVVNISSIEGITPGQGLGLYSVSKAAMIQLTKVLAREWGPDNIRANAICPGLIETKFSEVLTSNDKILKMVMMKQALPMLAQPEDIAGLALFLACDASKFVTGASITADGGYTI, encoded by the coding sequence ATGCAGATCGCAGAGAATTTTAGGTTGGATGGCAAGGTGGCCATTGTAACGGGAGCCAGTAAGGGAATTGGCAAGTATATCGCTCAGGCGCTTGCCCAACAGGGAGCTGAAGTGGTTGTTTCCAGTCGGAAGTTGGATGCTGTTACTGCGGTAGCAGATGAGTTTATCGCTGCTGGTCTAAAAGCAATAGGAATTCCTTGTCACATGGGCGATGATACTCAAGTGAAAGCATTAGCTGAACAGACCATTGCCACCTATGGAGGTATTGACATTATTGTGAATAATGCTGCTGCAAATCCCGTGTTCGGTCCAGTGCAAGATGCCGGAGACGATGCGTTTGATAAGATCATGGATGTGAACGTCAAAGGGCCGCTGAACCTTGCCAAGTATGCTTATGATTCTATGAAATCAAGAGGTGGAGGATCTGTGGTAAATATTAGTAGCATTGAAGGGATAACTCCTGGACAAGGTTTGGGGCTTTACTCGGTGAGTAAGGCAGCAATGATTCAGTTAACCAAGGTCCTCGCAAGAGAATGGGGTCCGGATAATATTCGAGCCAATGCGATTTGCCCTGGATTAATAGAAACGAAATTCAGTGAGGTACTGACCTCGAACGATAAGATTTTGAAAATGGTGATGATGAAGCAGGCATTACCAATGCTCGCACAACCAGAAGATATTGCAGGATTGGCGCTCTTCTTAGCATGTGACGCCTCTAAGTTTGTAACGGGTGCATCGATTACCGCTGATGGGGGGTATACTATCTAA
- a CDS encoding RNA polymerase sigma factor translates to MGRSSDQIFDELLVIRCQEKDQEAIGLLWKRWQPKLLSWAFNFLKDQDQAYEIAQESWMSIFKSLHKLQDPAMFRFWAYRIVQRRSADAIRKLQRDRQVVEERRHSLEVSDQSDNEQEKVIHQLLLCIRSLPVLHQEMLRLFYLEKHSVKLIAKQLDLPEGTVKSRLFYARKELKEKLKEMNHE, encoded by the coding sequence ATGGGACGCAGTTCAGACCAGATATTCGATGAATTACTCGTGATCCGATGTCAGGAGAAAGATCAGGAAGCCATTGGCCTCTTGTGGAAGCGCTGGCAACCGAAACTTCTAAGCTGGGCGTTTAACTTCTTGAAAGATCAAGATCAGGCCTATGAGATTGCTCAGGAGAGCTGGATGTCCATCTTCAAGAGCCTACATAAGCTTCAGGACCCTGCAATGTTCAGGTTTTGGGCCTATAGAATCGTTCAAAGAAGGTCTGCAGACGCGATCAGAAAACTTCAAAGAGATAGACAAGTGGTCGAAGAAAGACGCCACTCATTGGAGGTGTCCGACCAAAGTGACAATGAGCAAGAGAAGGTTATCCATCAGCTGTTACTGTGCATACGATCCTTACCCGTATTGCATCAGGAAATGTTAAGACTATTCTATTTGGAAAAGCATTCAGTAAAGTTGATTGCAAAGCAATTGGACCTACCAGAAGGCACCGTGAAGTCTAGACTCTTTTACGCACGAAAGGAATTGAAAGAAAAACTAAAAGAAATGAATCATGAATAA
- a CDS encoding hybrid sensor histidine kinase/response regulator, with the protein MRLLLLSIMLCCSCLSISAQSASPFFYQLFADYGLSSDKTTVSLQDYKGFLWFGTEEGLNRMTDYSEFDIYRNDRTDTSTLSNDHVTVLFEDSRKRLWVGTRDGLNLYNRDTKTFSRLALDSDGLGKTINTIYDIVEDQEGDIWLINNDKLVVLDGVSLELTSVIVAEGVRGNRLKLNDLEFYQTNLWAGTSEGLYELRGKRLSNAGIGDRSEITSLLAIENSLWMGSRGDGLIRYNAVENKVDLFSTSSRQYTLNNDFVNDVSLIDQDKIWVSTMDGINVLSLKDNSVASYQYDFDNGFSLSDRVIREVYQDEMGSVWITTPNSGINYFHKADNLFGYIGQSDEQGTETDLMDYNVFSIVSSKSGDNWIGSRKGISRYNAVSKTFKHYPFSKDISQRAGEVLSIAQCSANYLWLGTDDGLVKWTGEGKSFNYVMPEQLKGLEILSVMADEEDNLWLGTATQGVKVYSSVNRVLSEVPFFGEELSFSGYPKISDIKKFEDQILVATDKGLYNFEDGALIKMELTNLEEGMSTEIPINMIFRDTQNRIWLGTQQDGVLAIDNEGLVLHQLNKERGLASNDIRSIIEDTHGDLWLSTNSGASKLFQVDSKLDSFAIRNYDISDGLQGNQFSAKASSITSNGEILMGGLSGVTTFSPEDIIDYQVSHRPTFIGLSVNGEPFAPKNSDGEVTDISLLKSLRLNCEQNDFTLNFSALDYLRPDDVVYRYKLEGHDQHWTEVKNTGKATYQNIPADRSFDFVFQSKGRLSPEWSEETRLTIIVEPHYYQTFWFRSLIVVAGLGVIFLLLWLREKRAVRKRQELESMVNARSSELRREINQRQEVEEALVQALVVAEDANTIKNKFLANMSHEIRTPLNGIIGLTEYSLDNNLDEEQKDILRTISSSATSLKLIVDDILDITRIESGKIELSCEPYSVKDLLNDIVATFSIPAKKKDITVKYWVLPDVPPLVLGDERYVRQVLTNLLSNAIKFTHEGGVSIFAEALSEDEGEMEIWFTVTDTGIGIPEEAQETIFDRFVQTDTSNTRKYGGTGLGLSISKELVTKMGGDLWVESKVGKGSIFKFYVKSKEYISEEQPLRKKGKEKSVKRPVLSKARILVVEDNPTNQKVALKMLGNKGMKVTCVENGEEAIQKFKDHHFDLIIMDLQMPIMDGYEATRQIRAMEGRKANIPIIALTAAAMAGEREKCMEAGMDEYLTKPVSYKKLIDTVNSFLEGNEKVEA; encoded by the coding sequence ATGAGACTACTACTACTCAGTATAATGCTATGCTGTTCTTGTTTAAGCATTTCAGCCCAATCGGCTAGTCCATTTTTCTATCAACTTTTCGCGGATTACGGCTTGTCAAGCGACAAAACCACTGTTTCCCTACAGGATTATAAAGGATTTCTCTGGTTCGGTACAGAAGAGGGGCTTAACAGAATGACGGACTACTCTGAGTTTGACATCTATAGAAATGACCGTACGGATACCTCCACCCTCAGCAATGATCATGTTACAGTGCTGTTTGAAGACAGCCGCAAGCGGCTTTGGGTGGGTACTCGCGATGGCTTAAATCTTTATAATCGAGACACGAAAACTTTCAGTCGACTCGCGTTGGACTCCGATGGGCTTGGAAAAACTATCAATACCATTTACGACATAGTTGAGGATCAAGAGGGAGATATATGGCTTATCAATAATGACAAACTGGTTGTTCTGGATGGGGTTTCTTTGGAACTAACCTCGGTCATTGTAGCTGAAGGTGTTCGGGGAAACAGGTTGAAGCTAAACGATCTTGAGTTCTATCAAACTAATTTATGGGCAGGTACGTCAGAAGGCTTGTATGAACTCAGGGGAAAGAGGCTCTCGAATGCCGGTATTGGTGATAGGTCTGAAATCACCAGCCTTTTGGCTATTGAAAACAGCTTGTGGATGGGTTCAAGGGGAGATGGATTGATCAGATACAATGCCGTTGAAAATAAAGTTGATTTATTTTCAACAAGCAGCAGACAATACACATTGAACAATGACTTCGTAAATGATGTGTCGCTGATTGACCAAGATAAGATTTGGGTGTCAACCATGGATGGCATCAATGTGCTCAGTCTCAAAGACAATTCGGTAGCCTCTTACCAGTATGATTTCGACAATGGATTTTCACTTTCCGATAGAGTGATCCGTGAGGTTTATCAGGATGAAATGGGATCGGTTTGGATAACAACCCCAAATTCGGGAATCAACTATTTTCATAAAGCAGATAATTTGTTTGGTTATATAGGTCAGTCTGATGAGCAAGGAACTGAGACTGACTTGATGGATTATAATGTTTTTTCCATCGTTTCCTCAAAGTCAGGAGATAATTGGATTGGTTCCAGGAAAGGGATCTCTCGATATAATGCAGTCTCTAAAACCTTCAAGCATTATCCATTCAGCAAGGATATTAGTCAGCGGGCGGGTGAGGTTTTGTCCATTGCACAGTGTAGTGCCAACTACCTCTGGTTGGGTACTGACGATGGACTGGTGAAATGGACTGGAGAAGGTAAGTCATTTAATTACGTGATGCCTGAGCAGTTAAAGGGTTTGGAGATTCTCTCTGTAATGGCTGATGAAGAAGACAATTTGTGGCTCGGCACAGCCACTCAGGGTGTCAAGGTGTATTCAAGTGTAAATCGTGTGCTTAGTGAGGTACCATTTTTTGGTGAAGAACTGAGCTTTTCCGGTTACCCGAAAATAAGCGATATCAAGAAATTCGAGGATCAAATATTAGTTGCTACTGATAAGGGACTCTATAATTTTGAAGACGGTGCACTCATCAAAATGGAATTGACCAACCTGGAAGAGGGCATGTCTACAGAAATACCTATAAATATGATTTTTCGGGATACCCAAAATCGTATTTGGTTGGGGACACAACAAGATGGAGTTTTAGCCATTGATAATGAAGGATTAGTATTGCATCAGCTCAATAAAGAGCGTGGTCTTGCTTCTAATGATATTCGATCCATAATTGAGGATACTCATGGTGATCTATGGCTTTCAACGAATAGTGGTGCCAGTAAACTGTTTCAGGTCGATAGTAAACTTGACAGTTTCGCTATTAGGAATTATGACATTTCAGATGGGCTCCAAGGCAATCAATTTTCTGCAAAGGCGAGTTCCATAACCTCCAATGGTGAAATTCTTATGGGAGGATTGAGTGGAGTAACGACATTTAGTCCGGAAGACATCATAGATTATCAAGTTTCTCATAGACCCACTTTCATTGGTCTTTCTGTTAATGGTGAGCCATTTGCTCCAAAAAACAGTGATGGAGAGGTCACAGACATCTCTTTGTTGAAGTCACTCAGGCTCAATTGTGAGCAAAATGACTTTACACTTAATTTCTCTGCTTTGGATTATTTGAGACCCGATGATGTAGTCTATCGGTATAAGCTTGAGGGGCATGATCAACATTGGACGGAAGTAAAGAATACCGGTAAAGCGACCTATCAAAACATTCCAGCCGATAGGTCATTTGACTTTGTTTTTCAGTCAAAAGGTAGGCTCTCGCCAGAGTGGTCAGAAGAAACCAGATTAACAATTATTGTAGAACCGCACTATTACCAGACCTTCTGGTTTAGATCACTCATTGTAGTCGCAGGCTTAGGCGTAATATTTTTATTGCTCTGGCTCCGAGAGAAGCGAGCTGTACGGAAGCGACAGGAACTTGAATCTATGGTTAACGCCCGTTCTTCAGAGTTAAGAAGAGAAATTAACCAAAGGCAAGAAGTTGAGGAGGCTTTAGTTCAAGCACTGGTGGTTGCTGAAGACGCAAACACAATCAAAAATAAGTTTCTGGCCAACATGAGCCATGAAATAAGAACGCCATTGAATGGAATCATAGGGCTTACTGAGTATTCACTGGACAACAATTTGGATGAAGAGCAAAAGGACATATTAAGGACTATTTCTAGTTCTGCTACCTCACTCAAACTTATTGTAGATGATATTCTGGATATCACGAGAATTGAGTCTGGCAAGATAGAACTGTCCTGCGAGCCATATAGTGTTAAAGATCTACTTAACGATATTGTTGCTACATTTTCAATACCTGCCAAAAAGAAGGACATCACTGTTAAGTATTGGGTATTACCAGATGTGCCGCCTTTAGTTTTGGGCGATGAAAGATATGTGCGTCAAGTATTGACTAACCTGTTGTCAAATGCCATAAAATTCACCCATGAAGGTGGAGTGTCAATTTTTGCAGAGGCATTATCTGAGGATGAAGGTGAAATGGAGATATGGTTTACCGTGACCGACACGGGTATAGGTATTCCCGAAGAGGCTCAGGAAACAATCTTCGATCGGTTTGTTCAGACTGATACCAGTAACACTAGAAAATACGGTGGCACTGGTTTGGGACTGAGTATTAGTAAGGAATTGGTGACAAAGATGGGAGGAGACCTTTGGGTTGAAAGTAAGGTGGGTAAAGGATCCATATTTAAATTCTACGTTAAGTCTAAAGAGTACATAAGTGAGGAACAGCCTTTAAGAAAAAAGGGGAAAGAAAAATCAGTTAAGAGACCGGTACTCTCAAAAGCCAGAATATTGGTAGTGGAAGATAACCCAACCAATCAGAAAGTAGCCTTGAAGATGTTGGGTAATAAAGGGATGAAAGTCACCTGTGTTGAGAATGGGGAGGAGGCAATTCAGAAGTTTAAAGATCACCATTTCGATCTGATTATTATGGATTTACAAATGCCGATCATGGATGGTTACGAGGCCACACGGCAGATTAGGGCAATGGAAGGAAGGAAAGCGAATATTCCAATTATTGCCTTAACCGCGGCTGCCATGGCTGGGGAACGTGAGAAATGTATGGAAGCCGGTATGGATGAGTATCTCACTAAGCCCGTGAGCTATAAGAAGTTGATCGATACAGTGAATTCCTTTTTAGAGGGCAATGAAAAGGTTGAGGCCTAA
- a CDS encoding 3-hydroxyacyl-CoA dehydrogenase NAD-binding domain-containing protein — protein sequence MELKIEDINKVLILGAGTLGLRVGLQSAISGFETTIYDIDESTFDSAIKIQESILKMLVRNEKLSEKEAEAAKQRLTFTTNANDAADNADFLNESVTENLELKKKVWEQFGKLCPDKTLFTSNTSYLLPSDLADATGRTERFCNFHFHDVFYANVVDIMPHQTTASWIPDLLFQMGEKLWQTPVFVKKENPGYIFNYMLMALIGAAGALKTMDVGSIEDIDRSWMGNFKMDMGPFGVLDTVGLDTAWHITSSQPDKKSQAFAALLKTYVDAGKLGVKTGEGFYKYPDPAFKKESFIKGI from the coding sequence ATGGAATTGAAAATTGAAGACATCAACAAAGTACTCATTCTGGGTGCAGGCACGCTAGGCTTGAGAGTAGGTTTACAATCAGCAATCAGTGGTTTCGAAACCACGATTTATGACATTGATGAATCCACTTTTGATTCTGCGATTAAAATCCAAGAGAGCATTCTGAAGATGCTTGTTAGGAATGAAAAGCTTTCCGAAAAAGAGGCAGAAGCCGCAAAACAGCGTTTGACTTTCACAACTAATGCAAATGATGCTGCTGACAATGCTGATTTCTTAAACGAATCTGTCACCGAAAACCTCGAACTGAAGAAGAAGGTATGGGAGCAGTTTGGAAAACTTTGTCCAGATAAGACACTGTTTACCTCTAACACTTCGTACCTATTACCTTCTGATCTGGCAGACGCTACAGGCAGGACAGAACGGTTCTGCAATTTCCATTTCCATGATGTCTTTTATGCCAATGTAGTCGATATTATGCCCCATCAAACTACTGCTTCCTGGATTCCAGACTTACTCTTCCAAATGGGAGAGAAGCTTTGGCAGACACCAGTATTCGTCAAAAAGGAAAACCCGGGTTACATTTTTAACTATATGCTTATGGCCTTGATTGGCGCGGCTGGGGCCTTAAAAACAATGGATGTGGGTAGTATAGAAGATATTGATCGAAGTTGGATGGGCAATTTCAAAATGGATATGGGACCTTTTGGTGTTTTAGATACTGTGGGCTTAGATACAGCATGGCATATTACCAGCAGTCAACCGGATAAAAAGAGTCAAGCTTTTGCTGCATTGCTCAAAACATATGTGGATGCCGGTAAGCTGGGTGTGAAAACCGGAGAGGGTTTCTATAAGTACCCAGATCCAGCATTTAAAAAAGAGAGCTTTATCAAAGGTATTTGA
- a CDS encoding phosphotransferase family protein, with the protein MIDQPKDIRKGEELDLDRLKAFLSDNLPEFSGEIAVSQFPSGFSNLTYLLKSGNREYVLRRPPFGANIKGGHDMSREFKVLSLLKPVYPKVPSPVLFCNDESVLGSEFYMMERVKGVILRGRPPKDINLSPDLMKSISEACIDNLAALHTMDIETSGLNSFGKPEGYTQRQVEGWIRRYHKAETDELGSMNAVTKWLEEHLPKQEHVSFIHNDYKYDNLVLNPDNLSEITAVLDWEMSTVGNPLMDLGTSLAYWAQADDSEALKPFSLTWLPGNLNRAQFADRYGERTGFDLKNLVYYYAFGAFKIGVIIQQIYARYKKGLTQDARFANLIYAVKACGVNAAKAIEKDKI; encoded by the coding sequence ATGATTGACCAACCCAAAGACATACGAAAAGGAGAGGAGTTAGACCTTGATAGACTTAAGGCCTTTCTATCGGATAACCTGCCAGAATTTTCAGGAGAAATAGCGGTGTCTCAATTCCCTAGTGGCTTTTCTAATCTCACCTATCTGCTGAAATCGGGCAATAGAGAATATGTCTTAAGAAGACCTCCGTTCGGTGCCAATATCAAAGGTGGACACGACATGAGTAGGGAATTCAAGGTATTGTCCTTGTTGAAACCAGTTTACCCGAAAGTTCCTTCACCCGTATTGTTCTGTAATGATGAGTCTGTACTAGGTTCTGAATTCTATATGATGGAGCGCGTAAAGGGTGTTATTCTTAGAGGAAGACCCCCGAAGGACATTAACCTCAGTCCCGACTTGATGAAATCTATTTCAGAAGCTTGCATTGACAACCTAGCGGCATTGCATACAATGGACATTGAGACTTCTGGCCTCAACAGCTTCGGTAAACCCGAGGGTTATACGCAACGGCAGGTAGAAGGATGGATTAGACGCTATCATAAAGCCGAGACTGACGAGCTGGGATCAATGAATGCTGTCACGAAATGGTTGGAAGAGCACTTGCCAAAACAGGAGCACGTCAGTTTTATACACAATGACTACAAGTATGATAACCTCGTACTCAACCCAGATAACTTAAGTGAGATTACTGCCGTGTTGGACTGGGAAATGTCCACCGTAGGTAATCCATTGATGGATTTGGGGACTTCACTTGCTTATTGGGCTCAGGCTGACGATTCGGAAGCCTTGAAACCGTTCAGTCTTACCTGGCTACCCGGTAATTTAAATCGGGCTCAGTTTGCCGATCGCTATGGAGAAAGAACAGGTTTCGATCTAAAAAACTTAGTGTACTATTACGCCTTTGGGGCCTTTAAGATCGGTGTCATTATTCAGCAGATATACGCTCGATATAAGAAAGGATTAACACAAGACGCTCGTTTTGCCAACCTCATATATGCTGTAAAAGCCTGTGGGGTTAATGCGGCAAAGGCGATAGAGAAAGATAAGATTTGA